The following nucleotide sequence is from Salvia splendens isolate huo1 chromosome 2, SspV2, whole genome shotgun sequence.
cagacatccactaggacttcccaaaaacaactCCTGCCACGTTACTAGGACTTCCCATTCCactgtcacgtcactaggacttcccctgcacaatccgcccttcccatcgctcttctcactaggacttcccgcaataaaataaataaataccggacgtccgacccacgcacaatggcggacgtccgccctcccatcgcccgcacgtccgaggacattcgacgtccttacgggacgtccgtatccgagttgcccgtcgcggatgtccgaccggacgtccgccattggagatgctcttacttgagaaagcatccacaatggagccCGAACTGGGGCCATTGAGTTGTGTATAACTTCAACTTTGTCTCATATGCACGTGCATTGGGAAGGGATCCATGACTACACTACTTGGACTAGGCTCCAAATGTCTGCGACACAGACACCATGAATGTCCGACCTTGAATGCCAACACCATGAATCCATATACACTAATCAAGCTCCCAAAGAATATTTTCTAAGGAATTTagtttatgtgtttttatttaataattatactataGTTTTATGTCTCAATTAATGGACCCATACTTTTCCAACCTCAAGTCACCGGAGGAAGAGTAAATTAGTTGATTTAGACAAATGAAGATACACTTCATTATGAATTGTCACACTCAAAATGATCCCAAGGATAGCACGCAGACGGCGTGGCTATACTATACTCGTTTGGTAGAGGCAAGATAGAGAACGTCACGCCTAAAACGAACAATATTATGCATTGCAGTTCCAGAATAAGTGCTATTGTGAAAAAGATGAAGGAATTATATGTAAGTTACTATATAACAGGAAAGAATGAATCCTTCACTTACAGAGACTACATGGACCATTGAATAATTCATGCAACTATATCGGGATTAAAAAATGGTGATGAATGTACCTGAACTTAGATGCAATAACTATCCATATTTATTATACAGCTATCTCTGTATATCTCTGATTTTATTGTTTTCTCCTTCACTAGTATCATCAGATATGCATTCATTGCTTTCTTCAATGATTATACCTCGATGACTATCTTCACCGATGGAACTGGAAGAGTTCCGGCCGATTTGACGCTCCTGATGTTACAGGAAAATATACGGAAACAATTCAGAAAGATCATCCCCTCTTTTGACTCATTTAAACATTAAATCAAGAAATACTGGAGGAAGAGTGAGACTTCATGTTGTACCTCAAGAGATAGGAAGTCTTCTGATTCCAGCATGTGTACGATGTATCCCATCTTGGGCCGTTTCTGGGCATCAGGATCAACACACCGAAGGGCTACCAAGAGCAGGCGCTTCAATGCCATGGAGGCAGGCCGTTCAGGCAACTTGGGATCTGCTACTTCCTCAGATTTCATGCTTCCAACCATCATCTTTAGCCAGTCAACGAGATTGGCCTGCATTGTATTTGTTGTCAGTAAGAGTTGCAAGACAACAAGTATCTGGTTTGCAAGTTTTGCAGTACCTCTCCCTGTGGCTGCAAATAATCAGCCGGAGATCTACCGGTGATGATCTCCATGATCAATACTCCAAAGCTATAAACATCACTCTTCTCGTTCAGCAGACCAGTGCACACATATTCTGGAGCGACATAACTAGCAAAACAATGAAGCAAGTCAGTTCCCCGCAAAAAGCAACTCAATCTCACAAGAGGTTACCCAAATGTTCCCATCACTCGTGTTGTTACGTGAGAAATCTCTGAATTCATAAGTTTAGCTAGCCCAAAGTCTGACAGTTTAGGATGCCACTGATGATCAAGCAGAATGTTGCTGGACTTGATGTCACGGTGAACAACCTTAGGCTCCAAACCATCATGAAGATAAGCCAAGCTACAACAAAGAAGAGTGTTAAGATACAAATAGAAGGAACATATTTGAGCAGGTCACAATGATTTAAACTACCACACCCTTTTGCAGTTCCAATTATTATATTCACACGAATCTCCCACGTCAAAGGGCTGACTTCTCCAACATCTCCATGAAGCCAATGGTCCAAATATCCATTTTCAACATATTCATAGACAACCATCCTATATATAAGCAAATATCAGCAATGGAAAACAGATTAAGCTTCTATGTTTGATGCATAGTCGTAGCAAAAACTGAAATTCATTTATGATACCTGGAGGCTTCTTCAACACAGTAACCTAGCAACCTGACAAGATTCTTGTGACTAGCACGTCCAATTGCATCAACCTCGACCTTGAACTCGTTTTCAGCTTGTTCCCTGAGAAATGTGCAAGGGAAAAATATTCACACGAAGCTCGTTCAATACAATCCCTCAACCTTATCACAAGAACTATGCATCAAATATAACAATTTGAGGAACCACTTTACCTGTTGTTCAACAAATTCTTTACAGCTATTCGGGTGTTATCAGTTAACTCTCCATAATACACAATGCCATATCCACCTTCACCAATCACATTCTCATCAGAGAAACCATTACAAGCTGCCTCAAGCTCTCTCAAAGTATACAACCTTCCCCATCCCAAATGAGACACCTCTGGCAACGACCCATTGCCTCTATACGATCCCGTCTCAGCCCTACTAGTAGCCCTGATCTCACTACTTGATCCCGCTCTATCAGAAAACACTACTCTGTGATCCACCTTCCCCATATCTATCTGTATCTCTGGCCCAGCCTGAGATTTTCAAATCCATATAAAATAAATCATTCCTCTTAGAAGTCTAGACCTCGCTATCCATGTGGTATAACACTATTGAAAGGCATTAAATAAGTCATAGTTTGGCTTTTCCAATAAAGGATATTTGTTTCTGTGCAAGGAAAATCAGTTTATACAAcatctttaattaaattctgaTAGACACAACAGAGTAAAATTTATAAACAATTAACATAAGAATATCAAGTTAACGAATCAACTTCAGTTAATAAGCAGAATTCATAATTCATGGAACAAATGGTTAAATATTTAATAGACATGTGAGCTAAATGTGATTTTCTCAGTCCAACTCGAATCTCTCTACTCATTAAGCAGTCAAATAAAATCACAATTTATGAACTAGATAATAATTTCTCCCTAATTTACGAATCAAAGAACCTGAAAACGTACCTGAGGTGCGACGGAGCGTTGATCGGCGGCGGAATCGTGGGTGATAACCTGTACCTCCTTGGATACGGCCGGCCTCGGGTCTCTTACCGAGCGGCGGGGTTTTCCTTTGGTTCCGGAGCTGCGGCTTCGGCTTCGGCTTCGGCGGCGAAAGGCGGGGACGCAGAGCGACAGGAGGAAGACAATGAGCAAAATCACTGCTCCGATTACTATTCCGATCAATACCCATAGCTGCAGCCCGAAGATCGATGTCCTGTTAGAGAGCTTCATGTTCCCCAACAATGTATGTAAAAATGACATTTCTGCTGTGATTAAGATCCGAAAAATCTACCGAAATTCCACGTATCTATGTACGAGAATTGACGAATGCTAACTCGGTGTTTGAGAGCTAAGGTGAAAATTAGTCATGCATGGAGAAAAAGAAGTGGTTGTGATAATTGAGATATGAATTAAATGTATTTGTGTGAGTAAGCAGGCTGCTGCAGTTGTTGGTTTAATGGATTTGTATTCAATGAATTCGCATCCGCCGGGGAATTGGTTTTCCGGCGAGTGTGTGTAGAGAGAATCGGTGAAGTCGAGTGTTGAGaatgtgtgtgtttgtttgcCACACTACGTGATTTTAGATTTGATTCTAATCCGTGGTCTAAGTCTAAAAATAAGTAGACACATGATTTGTTTGCCAGAATTATATAGTATTGAtctgtatttttaaatttcagtgtttatttaattttcaatcaGATAAGGAAAATAAGAATTCTGAttacttatttttttcttaGATACTTATTCCTTTTTCCAAACTTATGATTCTTAcatgtttataatttttaatatacttttaattattttatactatctccgtctttgaaaaatagaaatttttaaaatgccactgattttaatgcacaattgatagaGTAAGAGacaaaaattggtaaagtaaaagatatgaagagaaaaaataacAGAAGTAGTGATGGATTATAAGGTCTacgtcctaaaatagaaagtttctattttcaaGAGACGgctcaaaatgaaaatagtttctaCTTTTAAGAGCGGATGTGGTACAACAGAACAactataatattaattataataattattattaaattaattatttaattaaatattactatagtataattttaaaattatgagtcatacttaataataataataataa
It contains:
- the LOC121779139 gene encoding probable serine/threonine-protein kinase At1g01540 translates to MSFLHTLLGNMKLSNRTSIFGLQLWVLIGIVIGAVILLIVFLLSLCVPAFRRRSRSRSRSSGTKGKPRRSVRDPRPAVSKEVQVITHDSAADQRSVAPQAGPEIQIDMGKVDHRVVFSDRAGSSSEIRATSRAETGSYRGNGSLPEVSHLGWGRLYTLRELEAACNGFSDENVIGEGGYGIVYYGELTDNTRIAVKNLLNNREQAENEFKVEVDAIGRASHKNLVRLLGYCVEEASRMVVYEYVENGYLDHWLHGDVGEVSPLTWEIRVNIIIGTAKGLAYLHDGLEPKVVHRDIKSSNILLDHQWHPKLSDFGLAKLMNSEISHVTTRVMGTFGYVAPEYVCTGLLNEKSDVYSFGVLIMEIITGRSPADYLQPQGEANLVDWLKMMVGSMKSEEVADPKLPERPASMALKRLLLVALRCVDPDAQKRPKMGYIVHMLESEDFLSLEERQIGRNSSSSIGEDSHRGIIIEESNECISDDTSEGENNKIRDIQR